The genomic DNA ggtgtttttttttttttcattttagccggcgcagagtcagggatgGCGTTTTTGGACGCTGCaaagacgattagtcgccaggcgaccaaatctccccaaaacgcccagtgtggccttacccttatggggtgattcacctttacattaaccttgagtatattaaagaatgacttattttaagcaatttttcaattggccttcattttttctttttttttttatatatctgccttctgactctttccagttttcaaataggggtcactggccccatctaaaaacaaattctttgtaaggctacaaatgtattgttattgctactttttattactcctattcaggcctcacctattgatattaaagtctcttattcaaattaatacatgattgctaggggaatttggcccatagcaaccagattgctgaaactgcaaactgaagatgtgctgaataaaaagctaaatgactgaaaaaaatacaaataataaaaaatgaaagccaattgcaaactgtctttgttaacacatgcatttgcatatctactgaattacttagacaggggcccagggaatgtgcactgacccatttggatatgccagtagcacttcccttatacttatatatatttttacttagcaatgcgggtgctcccacaaccccccttgtgtatttgcttttacagcctgtagctttggctaagcttctggtggcttgtagcaccccccatacccacccctattaattaatagtggccctatgcttttaactgcaccatatttatacatttttgtcaaaaatgggcgttggtttgggcaatcactctctcttaaaagctgcaattcagcagcgggggaggatttagccctccagaaaccaaggttcagcagacttttactttttactttactattgctattatgcagagagacacaggatcctcaatactatgactggtaggtaaacaagttagggaccgccatatggggtttaccttgacgtggtatggtggcttttcaactttatgatcataactttgcaactaaaaacccctgtctttgttaacacatgcatttgcatatctactgaattactgaattacttagacaggggcccagggaatgtgcactgacccatttggatatgccagtagcacttcccttatacttatatatttttacttagcaatgcgggtgctcccacaaccccccttgtgcaattgcaaactgtctcagaatatcactctctacatcatactaaaagtttatttaaaggtgaactgcctttATCCAGACTCATTAACTGAATCCCAACCCCAAATAGGATGCtaagttgtagttgaacaagtAAAGGCCACAGAATGCCCGGTCTGTGTGTCTGCAGTGCATCCCAGCTTCAGCTCTTCCCCTACTTACAGCATCAATCTCATCCCTTTGCCTTCCACTGCTCGTAGGGAACCCCTAGAGCTTCTGCCGTCTGGATGGTGCGTTTCATATGACTTGTCCACACCTTGAGGTCCGTAATTTGCTGTGACTTCACAAAGTTGCCCAGGGCGTGAGCAAACTATTCAAGATAGCAAAGTGTCAAGGAAAGGAAATGGAGCAATGTGCTGCACATTCACTGGGTGGGAGAGTCTACTACAGAGGGAAGATAATTAACAGCAAGAAATCAGCAGGGAAGAGGGGGTGCAGTGAGAGAGCAGGGAATCTGATGAAGGGACACATTGAGAGTGCAGGGAATCGGCAGGGAAGAGGGGGTGCAGTGAGAGAGCAAGGTATGTACAGGAAGCAAAGAGGTGAGGTTGGGGAGAAGCAGTACTTGGCTGGGAGCAGGAATGAGACATGTGTGAACAGCCCCAAATCACCACTGATCCCCCCAAAAGGTTAAACTCACTCTACTCAAATATAAATGAGTAGAACATCACCTGTCTCTGTCCTGCTACAGTAACAGTTTCTGCAAATTCCTATCCAGGAATTTCTGTTACATCATAATAGTACTGACGCCTGTGCTGTTCCTAATCTCCGGCTGCAAGGCTATTATAAACAGGACTACAACCCCCTGCAGGCTGCCAGAGctctacaactccctgcaagctACCATAGCCCTACAACTCTCTGCAGGCTACCAGAGCCCTACAACTCCCTGCAGGCTACCAGAACACTATAAATCCCTGCAAGCTGCcagagaactacaactccctgcaggcTGCCAGAGCAGTACAGTCTATGAGGGTGTGGGTTAAGACAAGGACTACAGGTTGGACAACTATGATTTACAGAAGTTTATAAAtacatcttaaaggggtagttcacttttagtacattgtagaatggctaattgtaagcaacttttcgtcttcattttttcttttttatagtttaataattTGCCATCTTTGTCTGACTCTTTCAGTGTTGgcctggcccacagggataccaggaaaactcccggtgggcccaggtgtcagtgggcccttatgctgctaaacattttgcctatttcatggtcattccttatttctaagggtagggacacactgagcgatttggggagatttagtcgcctggcgactaatcgcagcgacttttctccccgaatgcctcccctcactctgcgcctggataaaatgaaaagtcgccggcgctaatcacacacggcgattcgttttccgaaatcgcccgaagttgcctcacgaggaaacttcgggcaacttcggaaaacgaatcgccgcgtgtgattagcgcaggcgatttttcattttagccaggcgcagagcgaggggaggcattcggggaagattggtcgtggaaagtcgcggcgattagtcgtcaggcgactaaatctccccaaatcgcccagtgtgtccctaccctaagagaacaaagagactaaatagatggaataatagattatagggtgtaaagaaaagagaataggagaatagagaataagtaaggagaggaagaaaaatagtactgagtgggcccctggtctaaggttttttggtgggccccatgtctattgtttttgggtgggcccctggtgtcccagtccgacactggactctTTCCAGTCAGaatcccatctaaaaagcaaatgctcggaatgtctacaaatgtattgttattgctacattttattactcatctttctagtcaggtcctctcattcatattacagtctcttattcaaatcagtgcatggtttctaaggtaatttggtccctagcaaccagattgatgaaattgcaaactgcagaactgctgaataactaagctaaataactcaaataaactttctatttaggccctctcctattcatattacagtctcgtattcaaatcaaggcatggttgctatggtaatttggaccaaaGTAACCAGAgttctgaatttgcaaactgaatTAAATAActtaaagaccacaaataataaaaaaaacaattgaaaattgtctctgaatatcactctctacatcatagtaaaagggGATTTATTATACACATACTGTTGGTTTTCTGGTAAAGGCTGTGTTCTGGACAGACAGGGTAGCAAAATAGCCAATTTTTCCAATCGAAATTGGAATTCAATTTCCATAATATGTAACAAGCACAGATATAAAAGGCTCTTAATGGTAGGCTTTGAAACAGTGCAACTCTAGTGAGTGTATGTTTTCCTTCTCTCTCAACCTCTCCAGCACCAGAACTCGTAGAACAAAAGCCATATGGAAAAGCTGTAGGCGTCTGGGCAATTGGTGTCATCTCTTATATTCTGTGACTATCTTCTCTTTTCATCCCTGCCAAATGTATTCCTAAGATATTAGGCTTTCATAGGAAAATCCcctagaagtacaggtatgggacctattatccagaaatctcacaATTActatggccatctcccacagactccattttaatcaaataaatcaattaaaaattatttcctttttcttttctgtagtcATGAAACCGCACCTTCtgcttgatcccaacaaagatataattaatccatattgtaaGCAAAATAGTCCTGATGGGTTTAATTAACgcctgattttcttttttttagtagactgaagtcATGTGCCAGAATCCTTTGAATGGGAAACGCTTCTCCTAAAGTGCTGTCAGCTGCAGACCAACAGAACGGACATAATCCCACAAGGCTTTCCTTACATCTCTAATCTTACAATGTATTTAGTATTCCCTGGTAATACATCCGACCCAGCTACTGTAGGAAAATAAAATAGGGcaacaaatacagaaaaaaatgtagatgTGCCTTATgtaaaatttcaaataaaattcTGAGCAAAGATCTTTCAGGTTAGAAAAAAAATGGGCCAGAGACTATGAAACAGTATCCAGCTACAACTACACAACAACTAGTAGATCAGCTTCTAGAAGCAGCCATGTACCAGTGTACGGCCCAACCTTCATTTTGGAGTAGTTAGATCCAACTTGGATTAATTTAGCTGCATTATcaacactttcatattttataaatgcCAGCGCAAAACTGatcttcatataaataaaagccTTAAAATCAGTTTATAAACATGAAGAATTATATTGCCAACTGGCACGATATGTCTGGGTAATACTGTCTGCAATGTGGCAAAACTATAAATTAAATAAGACCATCTGTACAAACCTCCCCTCTTCCCATCTAACCCTGCAATCATGAGACACCTTGTGGTCTGCTTTGGTTTTGCTGCAAAGCAGCTTGTAAAGCCAAGACACAAAGTAAATCTgctttattttacatgaaatatCATGTTATCAGACTATGTGAATAACTAGGGGCACTTCATTCACTTGCAATCAGGGCAGCCCTACAACGTTCATGTGTCAGAAGTGTGAGTGAGAGACAGgaggtgagtgagagagagacacagacgGATGTACTTAATtctaaaaagagaaagagagtggAGAAAAGACATGGGCCCAGCCAAAAGAAAGTCAAACATCAGCGTGACAAGCATGTGACTTGCATTCCCGCAGTGGAGGAACCAACACCAGTAAAGGATCAGTGGAACAACTTCAAAAAAATGGATGATGCCATTCAGACATTTAGTGAGTATGGACAAGATGCCTACCTGTTTAATAAAGGACTGGAAAGGTACTTTACACCATCAGATTTCCTAGCAAACCAGCCAAAGCAACATGCAGCCATGTGGCAGGAAGTAACCAACACCTTAATTAAAGTGCACAGACACTTCTccttggacttttccatcctgtgCCTTGCCATCAACTACAGGGCAAGGTACATCTCCTGCAGGACACTGAAAGCTACCATGCTGAAGCTACTGGGggctacttccttgtttttggcCACAAAGGTCATGGAGAGAAATGGTCCTTCAGCAGAGGAGTTCCTGGAGCCATTTGGAGAAGCTTCTTATACACCAGAATACATCGCTTATGTGGAGAAGCACCTTATCTACCATCTGGAATTTCGGCTGCAAGGACCCACCATTGATTTCTTTCTTGAACATTTCTCCCTAATGAGAGTTTCCGACAAGAAGTGTTCACAAGGCAACATCATCAGAACAGCCAATAGCCTTACAGCTGCCAGAGGCATTGCAGCACTGGCCATGACAAAGTATGACTTCCATCCATACGCACCATCACTTCTGGCTCAGTGCTGCCTAAAAGCAGCTGACCAGATATTCGGATACAGCAACATAGTTGGAGAGGAGTCCAGCGACTATCCTGCCCACCTCATGCAGGAATGCTTGGAAAAGACGCTTCTCCTGGTGTCTGCAAACAAGAACGTTTTGCAACAACTTATGCCAGGAGTGTTTCCAGAGAAGCTTCCACAACAGTCTACATCACCCACCAACCACAATGGAAGCCAGGCAGTGAACAGGGACATCAGTGACAAGAAGACGAGAGGAGTAGGCTCTTCCCAGAAGAAACCTGCAGGTGGCAGAAAATCTGCAGCAAAGGCAGCTGCATTCAGAAAAACAACAGGTAAACTAAACTGATGCAGCAGTAAGTATTTTGGTGACCTTGTTTTCCATCTCTTCATTTAGGTATGTTGGTCTACTATATATCTATGCTATATATTTGTCCATCTCTCTGTCACTCACCACTAAGACTAAGAAATATGGTTTAATACACTCAAGCACATTTAGGCCACTCAATGGactctgcattccttttcattcaacCTGGGCAACTGCAAAAGccggggtctgcaggctgcctgggttCATATTGAATGTAAAGGAATGCAGCTTTCACCTTGCACCTCAAAaatgctcatgtgtatgctgctaTATTTCCATTTAATTTTCCTCCCTATTCCACCAGCGGTGTCCCCCTTACACCTAAAACTTGGTTTTATACACAGGAGCACCCATAAGCCGCTCGGTAgtccctgcattccttttcacgcCATCCTTCAGACTGCAAAAGCCGGGATTTGCAGGCTGCCTGgggaatggaatggaaaggaatgcagttTTTCCCTCGCAGCTCAAGGGTgatcatgtgtatgctgccatattgttttgtgTGTCCCTTACCCTCCTTCTCTTAAATAAATATGgagcattgatcctgggagcaaatctgatcgccgttaaggggtcaggtTTTGGGCTGTAACAGTCAATTCCAGTCAGGAGCTGGAAGGGCCAGCAAGGTTTTGTCCTCTATTGATTAATGGGAGAAGCTCATTCTTTCACTTTTCAATGCACTGAGAAGACTTCCTCTAGacagaacatactgtacatttggcTTCCAAACCTCAAAAAGGAACATCAAGACTCCCAACAAAAAGTGGCTAAGCTTATACGGGGTATGGAAAGTATCAGTTACTAAAGGGTGAACATTTATTCAACCCCAAGTACTATTTAACTATGTTGctttggcgggggggggggggtcattgagATTGAATACCAATAGATTTCTGCATTAGAATCAGCACACATATTTCAAAGAAAGAAGAAATAGTTACTTGAAACATTCCATTCCCATGGAAACTGCTTTGTGGTTGGGATCTGATCAGAATATTTCCAAGCCGAGCTGTAAACACTAACACCTAGCATTTTCCTTGGTTTCTGTGACAACTAAAATGGTCTCCATGGTCACTGTTTGGGATGCCACAGGTTATCTCCTCCCAGGCAAATGTCACCATTGGTTTGGTAATGATTATCCAAAGACACCTCCCAAAACCTCCTCATTTGCAACTGTCAAAGTGAGAGAACTTAACTCAATAGATTCTCTTTTCAATGTGAAATATTCCATATGATTTCAAATTACTGAAGAATGAAAGTCACCCAAGAGTGTAATAACTAGTGCATAATGCAGATGATAAACAGTGATGCTTAAAACTCACAGGACCCATGTGCTAGGCAGATTTGGGTCAAAAAATTGAGCGGCAGGCTGGTCAACCTTTTCTTGGGTGGGTGGCAGGCCAAACTTCTCTTGGGTCAAACATCTAGCAGATCCCCACATGCTCCCCACAGAAGGTTAATGCTGCACTTCCTTGACATCATTGGAAGGGAGTCGAGCCACATGATAGTCATGAAATAGAAATGGCCTTGGGCTGAAAGCAGCAGGGCAGGGATAGTTGACTACAGCACATTAAGGCAAGTTGCCATAGAACACCCATTTCTACATTACACTAATAAATAGTATTAAAGTTATGGCTGTGGTCTGACTGGGCATTGAGTAAGTCAAACTAGATACAGGCTTCTACTTCCCCCAGAGCTAAAAAGCTTTGTGTGGAACAACTGATCACTAATCCAATGCTAAACCAGTGCCTAAGATGAAAAGAAAACAAGTAGTGTCCCCTCAAACTCACGGTTTTCTGGGACGTGCAGAAGAAGGCAGCAGAGCACAGCGAGATCCAAGAAGATGTCTACTTGACCTCAGCGTCATTTTTCCCTGCTAGAGACAAACCTGCAAAGGAGAAAGAAACAAGTTTGccacaaataacaaataacagGAATCATTGGTGCACTGCTGACAATGTTTTAGTACAAACACTAATCCTGCAGCATAAAGGCTTCAGTCAGTTCAAGTGCTGCATTATAGTCTCGgtcaaaaaacacaataaaggaATTGAGTAAACATTGTGTTAGGATTGCCAGCAGCATCAGTAGTAATTCAAGAAAATGTGGgcagttatttgtattttatggGCCCCAGAGGTTACGGCACTGTGTTGCGGGGAGTTTCTATCGtaaacggactcctgctgcacaaatatggcagccccctcactaATGAATATGTAGAATAGCAGCTCTGTGTTTGGCTATTCCTCTTCACTAAACAAAAGACAGATGTTTGGTCTGTTTTGTCAGGACTGGGGCTTGGATATTCTTTTTGGCTTCTTTGTGTTCCAGAGGAAGGTTGTGTTTTTAAAGTCCcgataaagtatatatatttttaaataaaggatcCATAATACACAGTCATATTTGCTGGCATCTTTGTAAGGACCTGGCAATACTTGTTTTACTACAGGGTGTACACCATAATAATGTACAAGACAAACGACAATATTTGCATGTCATTTGGTGTAGCATCTTAACCCATGGCTGTCTATTCTATATAGACACACAAGGGCCTGTGCTAGGGCAGCAGTTTGAAATGAGTTTCAAGTGTTGACAACTACACAAGCCACATAGTGAACAAAATATTCTATATGCACAGGGCCACGGAAAAAGGAAGGCGATTGTTAATAGCATCCCAGACTTTTCTGTAGAGACCATTTACTTGGGAGTCCTAACATTTACCGATATTTACTGTCAACCATGAACAGGAGAGCCCAATTCTTTCCCCTCACCTCTCATTCATATCAGTGTCACACCTCtcaatctctctgtacaggctatgagcaatctcaggctgttcctgcagaagTGAGTTTAACAATGCTGGAGTAATTGTATAATTGAATAATAATCCCTAGCAAACAATTTTACAATTTGCTTAAATAGGTCAACAACAGTAAGACTAATGACTGCCCAcagtataatttataattattaaaatgatttagtaAATTGCCAGCTTGTAAGAAAAACACTTGTTCTACCTTCACAATGGACATGTCAACATTTGTGCACAAATAAAAATGGTTGCCTTTATTCTATAAAGCacttagccttaaaggagaattcaaccctaaagttaaaaaacccctaccctacatacacCCCCCTCCCCCTAGCCTAAGTGTCACCCCGGAATTCTGTCAGATACTAgtagaattcttttgtttctacctctatagctgacgattcagctctaacatCTGTATTTATGGTCGCAGGTAGGGTTGACATgaggccggtaaaaatgatggttgatcacaatgttattaatagggaaaaaagataaatatataggaaggctggtatttttttctggaaaaggtggcaatcctagtcgCATGAAAGATCCTAAATgttacatttatggccacctttagtcttgtgagactttttctaaaattgaagaaCTTTCCATGCCATGTTTGAAAACAACAGCTGCTCCCAACTGGTCCTTTTCATTTCCAAAACATGGAGAAAACACTAAGCACAAATATGAATACCAAcagacagggctgccatcagggtgggacaggggggacaagtggtccgggcatgaaggggggcccggcagtgctgcagttttgaaaagagcgcTGAAGCCTGCTGccatcccgaacagccgaaatgcggaagtgttTAGAGCATGCGAAGGACCCcaagccacgaaaacagctgaagtcGAACTCccaaagtggtgaaaagacctgaagtcacacgAAAATaaccgaagccgaagtcctgaagcggcgaaaagacccgaagtcacaaaaacagccgaaattgaagtcctgaagcagcgaaaagacccgaagtcacgaaaggaggcgaagttgaagaaCTGAAGCCACGATTCAATTCTACTGaaaaccaatgtgggttttttttttttaatcccctggccaccaatgtattattttaatattctataggcccctgccaccaatggttttttttttaaaaaaaatttgggggccccaatttgttttaaattgtaaggggggccctggcaccaatgttttgttgttttttttacttataagggggccctgaccatcaatagttttttataacttgtgtgtgtgtggggggttacttttttagtgctgatgtctgtgtggtctttgggtggGATGGAgtggggtgggatctggggtaggCGCAATTGCACTCGCGACTTGGACTACCAGACGCCCTCTGCACTACGTGGACCGCCCGACCCCACCGGGGCAACATGGACCACCCCTGACCCCCTCCAGCACTTAACAGATGAGTGGGTGGGTGGCAAAATGAAGGCTGCCTCAGTCTGCAAAATGGACAGGATCGCCCCTAGCAGGGCACTGGggccgtgatttctaatggcgacccTGTCAACAGACGGAAGTAGTGAAAGTCTAGTCAGTGTCACTGTTACAGGAAGAGCTTGTGAGAGTGATCTCTGTCCCCCCCAGGAACGGTCCATACTACAATGAAATGTTTGTACTTGTGGCCCATGCTACACACTGTATCTGCTGTAAGAGGAGCACTGTGTGTAATTTAATAGTGCAGAAGAGATACCTGGCGCTGAGGTAGAGAGGCTACAAACAGACACGGCTAATAACACAATGTCAGTCATTTCATCACTGCTGCAAATGAATGCTCGCGCACACTGGCAGAGCCCAAGCCTGGAAGAGGCGGAACGCTGAGGCCTCGGAAGTGATGAGAAGAGCTGGCCACGCCTCCGCTCTATTTCAGGGGCAGCAGCACTAGCGCGGGGCTAAAGGAGAGCGCGCAGTGATGGGGTTCCGCGTTACTCGTGCCAGGGCGGTGCTGTTGGTGCTCCTGTCCCTCGGGCTCACTCTGGCTCTTGGCCTCGGGCTCCCGGAGGCGTTGAAGCTGCTCTTTAGGTTTTTGGGGTTCCCCAGTGACAGTGTGTCCCATGGGATTGTGCTGCTGTACTTGGTGTTCATGCTGTGGGTTGCCATGCCAACTGTACCCCGGGGCACGCTGCCAGTGAGTAATAGCGCTCTGTCCAACTGTCATACCGTGTGTTACTAGCAGCACATTCCTAGCGTCTTATGTGTATTCGCTTCCTCTGAATAGATACTTCTTTCGATTTAATAGTAGCCTCATAGCATTGATTATCagcaatgaaaaatgttctgtttCTATTTGACTCTTAATACGATATCCAAAGGCAGTGTCTCTGAGCTGTTCATAACAACACACACTGAGGCCGACACAAGAGAAGCTACACAACTTGTCATTCATTATTGTCAGAAAGATTTCTAATTGTCCTACACCTAAACACGTTACTTTTAACATATGGTAATGACGAACTGTTCAgttaaatgaaatgtttttgtaGGGAGTTCAAGATTACTTGATTGGTGTCTTTCTATTTACAGTGTCAGTGGGCTAAACTTGCTTATGTGACCTTTATCCTATTCATAGTGGCATGACTGTAAGCTGTTCAGCTTTCTAATGAGGGGGTGTATGTTCCATGATCACAACCAGGGGCTTTTCtctgttaaaagtaaaaaaaaataacaacacgTCTGTAAACAGCAGAAAGGTGCTTAACCCATGGATAGGCTGGTATACTGAGAGTGGGAGCTGCATGTGTAAATGGCCAAAAACAGTGAGCCTGGGGACGGTTGTTTTAGTTTGATAAAACCTGGAAGCCAAGAGGTTGCCTTTTCTTGCCTTACACCACAATTCCTTAAATACTCAGtaggaaaataaagaggaaaTAACATTATTTCCAAGTTGAAGTGTCTTTGTGCCTGGCAGGGTAGTGTTCAGCATGTAAAGGAATATTCGCCTTTCAAGGCTGAATAAGGTGAGATATATAGGTTGAGATATCATGTTTGTGTCACAGTACCTATAACCTATGTACATTCTCTCTAGGAGAGTATACTAATCATACTAATCATATCCTTGCTTTGCTTTCCAGGTGGAGGGAAAGGAGGTGCTGATCACAGGCTGTGACACTGGATTTGGATTCGCTTTGGCAAAGCACCTGCATAAATTGGGATTTACAGTATTTGCAGGGTGTTTGTTAAAGGTAGGTGTCTGGAAAGAGAAGAATCTTTAGATATTCATGTTGGCATTCATGCAGGGTGGCTTATTGGTTAGCGGTTTTGATCTGGGCACTATCATATGTTCTCTCCATGTCTGCTTTGAATTCCTTTGGGTGTCCCCGTTTCCTCGCACACTCCAGGCAGGTTGACCGGCTCCTGATGAAATAGATCATTGTATGACCTatagtttttgaaaaatttgccgccttcttctgactctttccagctttcaaatgggggtcaatgaccccatctaaaaaacaaatgctctgtaaggctacacatttattgttattgcgacttttggttacttatctttctgttcagtccctctactattcatattcgagtctctccttcaaatcaatgcatagttgcttgggtaattcagaccctaacaaccagattgctgaactggctagagctgctaaataactcaaaaaaacacaaataataaaaaatcaaaaccaattgcaaatatcactctctacatcatag from Xenopus laevis strain J_2021 chromosome 5S, Xenopus_laevis_v10.1, whole genome shotgun sequence includes the following:
- the LOC121394115 gene encoding cyclin-O protein B-like, with product MKQYPATTTQQLVDQLLEAAMYQWALHSLAIRAALQRSCVRSVSERQEVSERETQTDVLNSKKRKRVEKRHGPSQKKVKHQRDKHVTCIPAVEEPTPVKDQWNNFKKMDDAIQTFSEYGQDAYLFNKGLERYFTPSDFLANQPKQHAAMWQEVTNTLIKVHRHFSLDFSILCLAINYRARYISCRTLKATMLKLLGATSLFLATKVMERNGPSAEEFLEPFGEASYTPEYIAYVEKHLIYHLEFRLQGPTIDFFLEHFSLMRVSDKKCSQGNIIRTANSLTAARGIAALAMTKYDFHPYAPSLLAQCCLKAADQIFGYSNIVGEESSDYPAHLMQECLEKTLLLVSANKNVLQQLMPGVFPEKLPQQSTSPTNHNGSQAVNRDISDKKTRGVGSSQKKPAGGRKSAAKAAAFRKTTGKLN